A window from Candidatus Zixiibacteriota bacterium encodes these proteins:
- a CDS encoding prepilin-type N-terminal cleavage/methylation domain-containing protein, producing the protein MKKIVANNGFTIMEVLVSIIILTLSLLLLLNMAMVALEGNDWSNRATESTQLLQQKLEELRTGTNITSGIDTINSIQRTWNVSTVADHLRKIDITASWRNRSGDLLQNSLAAYVRTDSI; encoded by the coding sequence ATGAAAAAGATTGTCGCAAATAACGGTTTTACCATCATGGAGGTGCTGGTGTCAATCATTATTCTGACCCTGTCACTTCTTCTTCTTCTCAATATGGCAATGGTCGCCCTGGAGGGCAATGACTGGTCCAACCGGGCCACCGAATCGACTCAGCTTCTGCAACAGAAACTCGAGGAACTTCGGACCGGAACCAATATTACCAGCGGTATCGACACCATTAACAGTATCCAGCGAACCTGGAACGTTTCCACCGTTGCCGATCATCTTCGGAAAATAGACATAACCGCATCATGGCGGAATCGAAGCGGCGATTTGCTTCAGAATTCCCTGGCGGCATACGTACGAACCGACAGCATATAG